One genomic region from Selenihalanaerobacter shriftii encodes:
- a CDS encoding threonine aldolase family protein, which yields MREILDLRSDTVTQQPQEMRDAMYKTEVGDDILRDDPTVIELENKAAELFGKEAGLLCTSGTMGNQVSVMTFTERGQEIIVGEGTHILNLEVNALSTLSQVYARTIPVENGYFDPKIIEENISTGDIQRAKTGLICLENTYNLNRGFLVTPKNIAEVREVADKYNLPIYMDGARIFNAAMALDIELKELAKDVDALMFCLSKGLSAPIGSVVVGSADFIKRARRFRQRIGGGMRQAGFIAAAGLYGLEEMLPQINKDNENANFLAKKLRKIDKVEVYPKVIATNIVVMDIEETGMDSELFLEKLEKKNIKVKHVAPTQFRLIAHYGIEKEDLKYVVDSIQEVIE from the coding sequence ATGAGGGAAATATTAGATCTAAGAAGTGATACAGTAACTCAGCAGCCTCAAGAAATGAGAGATGCTATGTATAAAACAGAAGTAGGAGATGATATTCTTCGAGATGATCCTACTGTAATTGAATTAGAAAATAAAGCAGCAGAATTATTTGGTAAAGAAGCTGGGTTACTTTGTACTTCAGGAACCATGGGAAATCAAGTTTCTGTTATGACATTTACTGAGCGTGGGCAAGAGATTATTGTAGGAGAAGGAACTCATATCCTTAATTTAGAGGTAAATGCTTTAAGTACATTATCCCAAGTATATGCTCGGACTATTCCAGTTGAAAATGGATACTTTGATCCAAAAATAATTGAAGAAAATATTTCTACTGGAGATATTCAACGAGCCAAGACAGGATTAATTTGTTTGGAGAATACTTATAATTTGAATCGCGGATTTTTAGTAACACCTAAAAATATTGCCGAAGTAAGAGAGGTTGCCGATAAGTATAATTTACCTATTTATATGGATGGAGCCCGAATTTTTAATGCAGCTATGGCTTTAGATATAGAATTAAAGGAGTTAGCAAAAGATGTTGATGCATTAATGTTCTGTTTAAGTAAGGGTTTATCGGCTCCAATAGGTTCAGTAGTGGTAGGATCAGCTGATTTTATTAAAAGAGCCAGGAGGTTTCGCCAAAGAATAGGTGGTGGAATGAGGCAAGCTGGATTTATAGCAGCTGCAGGATTATATGGTTTAGAAGAGATGTTACCCCAGATTAATAAGGATAATGAAAATGCTAATTTTTTAGCTAAAAAGTTAAGAAAGATTGACAAGGTAGAAGTTTATCCTAAAGTGATTGCTACTAATATTGTAGTTATGGATATTGAAGAGACGGGGATGGATAGTGAGCTATTTTTAGAGAAGTTGGAAAAGAAAAATATCAAAGTCAAACATGTAGCTCCTACTCAATTTAGATTAATAGCTCATTATGGAATTGAAAAAGAAGATCTTAAATATGTTGTAGACTCTATTCAAGAGGTTATTGAATAG
- a CDS encoding aconitase family protein — MNIIKEYLSRAAGLTSLSVGDKIRLEVSYAITHDGKGPLAIKSFRNKGYDKVFNRSRIIITYDHYLPAPTIEARERHNQIKSFSKEFGIQLFDQGEGIIHQVLLEEFQPSRGDIIVGADGHVCTAGAYGAIPYTVSPEQLADIMYTGEYSITVPETVYINIEGDLNKGVLAKNIALFILGKFGKEKLADKAVIIGGNIIDKLSLAEKMTISNMVSEMNAVISYISNKKDEVGNVEKRYEFHADNIPVNIACPSEPVNVMPICEVEGIKLDQVIIGGCTNGRLIDMQITAEILKGKKIDEDLTLVVVPASRNIANLMDKKGISEIIRNAGGIIVNPGCGPCFGGHLGLLSKEDIALSTTNRNFKGRIGDESSKVYLASPAIAAQSAIKGEISTI; from the coding sequence ATGAATATAATCAAGGAATATTTAAGTCGAGCAGCTGGTTTAACTTCATTATCTGTTGGAGATAAGATTAGATTAGAAGTCAGTTATGCTATTACTCATGATGGAAAAGGTCCACTTGCAATTAAATCTTTTAGAAATAAAGGGTATGATAAAGTATTTAATCGAAGTAGAATTATTATTACTTATGATCATTATCTTCCAGCTCCAACAATTGAAGCGAGAGAAAGACATAATCAGATTAAATCATTTTCAAAGGAGTTTGGAATTCAACTCTTTGACCAAGGTGAAGGTATAATACATCAAGTCTTATTAGAAGAATTTCAACCTAGTAGAGGAGATATAATTGTTGGTGCAGATGGCCATGTATGTACAGCAGGGGCGTATGGAGCAATTCCATATACAGTTAGTCCAGAACAACTGGCTGATATTATGTATACAGGTGAATATAGTATTACAGTACCAGAAACAGTCTATATTAATATTGAAGGTGACTTAAATAAGGGAGTTTTAGCTAAAAATATTGCTTTATTTATATTAGGGAAATTTGGTAAAGAGAAATTAGCAGATAAAGCAGTAATTATAGGTGGCAATATCATTGATAAATTAAGTTTAGCAGAAAAGATGACAATATCCAATATGGTTAGTGAAATGAATGCTGTAATTAGCTATATTTCAAATAAAAAAGATGAGGTTGGTAATGTTGAAAAAAGGTATGAATTTCATGCAGATAACATACCAGTTAATATAGCATGTCCTTCAGAACCGGTGAATGTTATGCCAATTTGTGAAGTGGAGGGGATAAAGTTAGATCAGGTAATTATTGGTGGATGTACAAATGGCCGGCTTATTGATATGCAGATAACAGCTGAAATTTTAAAAGGTAAAAAAATAGATGAAGATTTAACATTAGTGGTTGTTCCTGCTTCTAGAAATATTGCAAATCTAATGGATAAGAAAGGAATTTCAGAGATTATTCGAAATGCTGGTGGAATTATAGTGAATCCAGGTTGTGGACCTTGTTTTGGTGGACATTTAGGTTTGTTGTCTAAAGAAGATATTGCACTTTCAACTACTAATAGAAATTTTAAAGGGCGAATTGGTGACGAGAGTAGTAAGGTTTATTTAGCTTCACCGGCTATAGCTGCTCAATCTGCTATAAAGGGTGAGATTTCTACAATATAG